The following coding sequences lie in one Gadus morhua chromosome 20, gadMor3.0, whole genome shotgun sequence genomic window:
- the asmtl gene encoding putative bifunctional dTTP/UTP pyrophosphatase/methyltransferase protein translates to MVLNPVISKLSGKLVVLASSSPRRLEILTNVGLRFEVVPSWFKETLNKSLFKEPHQYAVETARQKALEVARRMPFKHLKTPDIVIGADTIVTIDGLILEKPRDKQDAYRMLSRLSGKEHSVCTGVAIVLCNQQENEETEYQTIDFYEETRVKFADLSETMLWDYIDSGEPMDKAGGYGIQALGGMLVEYIHGDFLNVVGFPLNRFCKQLDLLFNPELASNEVVHTDVRCNGSTTDHIENPSSTSSLSSPATSNPPQAEITIQNGPPTSPAPKMKRKDGQSAPDDSSWALVNSLSKCSEGQENMSAAGSAVPPVTSRGPMNLVIEKVHTDDLKRIIELMDGFKASKALFTASKMRVFDLLQKRPGLEGAEVARGLQASLKGTLCLLEACVSLGLLERKQGANEEGVYENSRLSQRFLVSDSPSSLLGYMAHSDETVWKLFSHLETSVREGTNLQAKVSAQTTNDLFQVMYSDDERKLRFMKAMHGIAEVAGPAVITAFDLSRFKTACDLGGCTGSMAHGLAKAYPRMSVTVYDLPSVVELSGTFCPPGLDNRVSFVAGDFFKDRLPKADLYILARILHDWTDDKVHALLSKISDACTPGCGLLVSEIFLDRDRTGPSQGLLQALGLGPGKQRSAGEYGALLESHGFTVSHIAHTDSLLDALLCIKD, encoded by the exons ATGGTGCTGAATCCCGTGATTTCCAAGCTGTCTGGTAAACTGGTGGTGCTGGCCAGCTCTTCCCCTCGGAGACTGGAGATTCTCACCAATGTT GGCTTACGGTTTGAGGTGGTGCCGTCGTGGTTCAAAGAGACCCTCAACAAGAGTCTTTTCAAAGAACCCCACCAGTATGCTGTGGAGACAGCCAGGCAGAAGGCTCTGGAGGTGGCCAGGAGAATGCCATTT AAACACCTAAAAACTCCCGACATTGTCATTGGAGCAGACACCATCGTG ACAATAGATGGTTTGATTCTGGAGAAGCCAAGGGACAAGCAGGATGCGTACAGAATGCTCTCACG ACTGAGTGGCAAAGAGCACAGCGTATGCACTGGGGTCGCTATCGTCCTCTGCAACCAGCAAGAGA ATGAGGAAACTGAATACCAGACCATTGATTTCTATGAAGAAACAAGGGTAAAGTTTGCTGATCTGTCTGAGACTATGCTGTGGGATTACATCGACAGTGGGGAACCCAT GGACAAGGCAGGGGGTTACGGTATCCAGGCCTTGGGCGGCATGCTCGTAGAGTACATCCACGGGGACTTCCTCAACGTGGTGGGCTTCCCCCTCAACCGCTTCTGCAAGCAGTTGGACCTCCTCTTCAACCCAGAGCTTGCCTCCAACGAGGTTGTGCATACGGATGTCAGATGTAACGGCAGCACAACGGACCACATAGAGaacccctcctccacttcctctctgtccagccCTGCCACAAGCAACCCTCCCCAAGCAGAGATTACAATCCAAAATGGCCCACCAACCAGTCCAGCCCCTAAG ATGAAGAGGAAAGATGGTCAAAGTGCACCGGATGACAGTTCCTGGGCATTGGTCAACAGTTTGTCAAAATGCTCAGAGGGCCAAGAGAACATGTCGGCAGCCGGCAGTGCAGTTCCACCGGTGACCAGCAGAGGGCCTATGAATCTCGTGATTGAGAAAGTGCACACTGACGACCTAAAGCGGATCATAGAGCTGATGGATGGATTTAAAGCCTCAAAG GCCTTGTTTACAGCCTCCAAGATGCGCGTGTTTGACCTGCTCCAGAAAAGACCAGGCTTGGAGGGGGCAGAGGTGGCCCGGGGCCTGCAGGCCTCCCTCAAGGGGACCCTGTGTTTGCTGGAGGCTTGCGTGTCTCTTGGCCTATTGGAACGCAAGCAAGGAG CAAACGAGGAAGGCGTGTACGAGAACAGCCGTCTGTCCCAGCGGTTCCTGGTGTCCgattccccctcctccctgctgggGTACATGGCGCACTCTGATGAGACGGTGTGGAAACTCTTCTCCCATCTGGAGACTTCAGTCAGGGAGGGAACCAACCTACAGGCCAAGGTTTCCGCACAAACCACCAACGATCTGTTTCAG GTCATGTACTCCGACGACGAGCGGAAACTGCGGTTCATGAAGGCCATGCACGGCATCGCTGAGGTTGCGGGGCCAGCCGTGATCACCGCGTTCGACCTCTCACGCTTCAAGACTGCCTGTGACCTCGGAG GGTGCACTGGCTCCATGGCGCACGGGTTGGCCAAAGCGTACCCGCGGATGTCGGTGACTGTGTACGACCTGCCGAGTGTGGTGGAGCTGAGCGGGACCTTCTGTCCACCAGGCCTGGACAACAGGGTTTCCTTCGTCGCAG GAGACTTCTTTAAAGACCGGCTCCCCAAAGCTGACCTGTACATCCTGGCCAGGATTCTCCACGACTGGACGGACGACAAGGTGCATGCCTTGCTGAGTAAAATTTCCGACGCTTGCACTCCAG GCTGTGGCCTCCTGGTTAGCGAGATCTTTCTGGACCGAGACAGGACGGGCCCCAGCCAGGGCCTCCTGCAGGCCCTCGGCTTGGGTCCAGGGAAGCAGAGGAGCGCGGGGGAGTACGGGGCCCTGCTGGAGAGCCACGGCTTCACCGTGTCGCACATCGCGCACACAGACAGCCTGCTGGATGCCCTGCTCTGCATCAAAGATTGA
- the slc25a6 gene encoding ADP/ATP translocase 3 isoform X2, protein MNDAAVSFAKDFLAGGVAAAISKTTVAPIERVKLLLQVQHVSKQITADQQYKGIMDCIVRIPKEQGFVSFWRGNLANVIRYFPTQALNFAFKDKYKQVFLGGVDKHTQFWRYFAGNLASGGAAGATSLCFVYPLDFARTRLAADVGKAGATREFSGLANCLGQITKSDGIKGLYQGFGVSVQGIIIYRAAYFGVYDTAKGMLPDPKNTHIMVSWAIAQSVTTVAGIVSYPFDTVRRRMMMQSGRKGADIMYTSTLDCWTKIAREEGSKAFFKGALSNVLRGMGGAFVLVLYDEFKKYV, encoded by the exons ATGAATGACGCAGCCGTCTCGTTTGCAAAGGACTTTTTGGCAGGTGGAGTTGCTGCAGCCATATCTAAAACTACTGTAGCGCCCATTGAGCGGGTGAAACTGCTTCTCCAG gtCCAGCATGTCAGCAAGCAGATCACTGCCGACCAGCAGTACAAGGGCATCATGGACTGCATCGTACGCATCCCCAAAGAGCAGGGCTTCGTCTCCTTCTGGCGCGGCAACCTGGCCAACGTCATCCGCTACTTCCCCACCCAGGCCCTCAACTTTGCCTTCAAGGACAAATACAAGCAGGTCTTCCTGGGCGGCGTGGACAAGCACACCCAGTTCTGGCGCTACTTCGCCGGGAACCTGGCGTCCGGCGGGGCGGCGGGAGCCACCTCCCTCTGCTTCGTCTACCCGCTGGACTTCGCCCGTACCCGCCTGGCGGCCGACGTGGGCAAGGCGGGCGCCACCCGGGAGTTCTCCGGCCTGGCCAACTGCTTGGGGCAGATCACCAAGTCGGACGGCATCAAGGGCTTGTACCAGGGCTTCGGCGTCTCCGTGCAGGGCATCATCATCTACAGGGCCGCCTACTTCGGCGTGTACGACACGGCCAAAG GCATGCTTCCTGATCCTAAGAACACCCATATTATGGTCAGCTGGGCTATTGCCCAATCAGTGACCACCGTGGCGGGAATAGTGTCCTACCCCTTCGACACGGTCAGGCGACGCATGATGATGCAGTCCGGACGCAAAGGCG CCGACATCATGTACACGTCCACCCTGGACTGCTGGACCAAGATCGCCCGCGAGGAGGGAAGCAAGGCCTTCTTCAAGGGAGCGCTGTCCAATGTGTTGCGAGGCATGGGCGGGGCCTTCGTGCTGGTGCTGTACGACGAGTTCAAGAAGTACGTCTGA
- the p2ry8 gene encoding P2Y purinoceptor 8 encodes MSPSANFTKLDNATLNLFQNYPASLTISIIYTVVTVVNLGGNGLSMWLLLFRTSPKTPSIIFMINLTLTDLSLGAALPFQIAYQLRGYNWTLGPGMCRFMTIAFFSNMYCSILTMTAIGVDRYLGILWPIRFREIRARKSIAVLACLLMWAVVLTVLYPLMTTDLTFHIPELGITTCFDVLKRDLLPSFAAWLVFIFSMLCVLFFLPFCITVYCYVSVIRKLAQDSKTVQKDRAMRLTATVLLVFVICFAPNNVLLLAHTVLRFFYNDSLYMAYKLSLCLSCFNSCLDPFIYYFASKEFRHKLRQMLRLRSLSTSDIGRGTEHKESLFSAHQASDAQQTNTRGL; translated from the exons ATGTCTCCAAGTGCCAACTTCACCAAACTGGACAACGCTACCCTCAACCTTTTCCAGAACTACCCCGCCAGCTTAACCATCTCCATCATCTACACGGTGGTCACTGTGGTCAACCTGGGCGGAAATGGCCTCTCCATGTGGCTGCTGCTGTTCCGCACCTCGCCCAAGACCCCCTCCATCATCTTCATGATCAACCTGACCCTGACAGACCTGTCCCTGGGCGCCGCCCTGCCCTTCCAGATCGCCTACCAGCTCCGAGGATACAACTGGACACTGGGACCCGGCATGTGCAG GTTCATGACCATCGCCTTCTTCTCCAACATGTACTGCTCCATCCTGACGATGACGGCCATCGGCGTCGACCGCTACCTGGGCATCCTCTGGCCCATCCGGTTCCGGGAGATCAGGGCGAGGAAGAGCATAGCGGTGTTGGCCTGCCTGCTCATGTGGGCGGTGGTGCTCACCGTGCTCTACCCTCTGATGACCACCGACCTCACCTTCCACATTCCCGAGTTGGGCATCACCACCTGCTTTGACGTGCTGAAGCGAGACTTGTTGCCGTCGTTTGCCGCCTGGCTCGTCTTCATCTTCTCCATGCTCTGCGTGCTCTTCTTCCTGCCGTTCTGCATCACCGTCTACTGCTACGTCAGTGTCATCCGCAAGCTGGCCCAGGACTCCAAGACGGTGCAGAAGGACCGGGCCATGCGGCTGACGGCCACCGTGCTGCTGGTCTTCGTCATCTGCTTCGCCCCGAACAACGTGCTGCTACTGGCTCACACCGTGCTGAGGTTCTTCTATAATGACTCGCTGTACATGGCCTACAAGCTGTCGCTGTGCCTCAGCTGCTTCAACAGCTGCCTGGACCCCTTCATCTACTACTTTGCCTCCAAGGAGTTCAGGCACAAGCTGAGGCAAATGCTGAGGCTGAGGAGCCTGAGCACCTCGGACATCGGGAGGGGGACGGAGCACAAGGAGAGCTTGTTCTCGGCCCATCAAGCGTCTGACGCACAGCAGACAAACACGAGGGGTCTCTGA
- the slc25a6 gene encoding ADP/ATP translocase 3 isoform X1: MEGEPGVKAVLGGPTAELVVPTRRKLILALSSQSYPQQYKIDTSKPAATMNDAAVSFAKDFLAGGVAAAISKTTVAPIERVKLLLQVQHVSKQITADQQYKGIMDCIVRIPKEQGFVSFWRGNLANVIRYFPTQALNFAFKDKYKQVFLGGVDKHTQFWRYFAGNLASGGAAGATSLCFVYPLDFARTRLAADVGKAGATREFSGLANCLGQITKSDGIKGLYQGFGVSVQGIIIYRAAYFGVYDTAKGMLPDPKNTHIMVSWAIAQSVTTVAGIVSYPFDTVRRRMMMQSGRKGADIMYTSTLDCWTKIAREEGSKAFFKGALSNVLRGMGGAFVLVLYDEFKKYV, encoded by the exons atggagggggaacCTGGGGTCAAAGCTGTTCTAGGAGG TCCGACAGCTGAACTTGTGGTACCCACTCGCCGGAAACTCATCTTGGCTCTATCTTCCCAGTCTTATCCTCAGCAGTACAAAATTGACACAAGCAAACCAGCAGCAACCATGAATGACGCAGCCGTCTCGTTTGCAAAGGACTTTTTGGCAGGTGGAGTTGCTGCAGCCATATCTAAAACTACTGTAGCGCCCATTGAGCGGGTGAAACTGCTTCTCCAG gtCCAGCATGTCAGCAAGCAGATCACTGCCGACCAGCAGTACAAGGGCATCATGGACTGCATCGTACGCATCCCCAAAGAGCAGGGCTTCGTCTCCTTCTGGCGCGGCAACCTGGCCAACGTCATCCGCTACTTCCCCACCCAGGCCCTCAACTTTGCCTTCAAGGACAAATACAAGCAGGTCTTCCTGGGCGGCGTGGACAAGCACACCCAGTTCTGGCGCTACTTCGCCGGGAACCTGGCGTCCGGCGGGGCGGCGGGAGCCACCTCCCTCTGCTTCGTCTACCCGCTGGACTTCGCCCGTACCCGCCTGGCGGCCGACGTGGGCAAGGCGGGCGCCACCCGGGAGTTCTCCGGCCTGGCCAACTGCTTGGGGCAGATCACCAAGTCGGACGGCATCAAGGGCTTGTACCAGGGCTTCGGCGTCTCCGTGCAGGGCATCATCATCTACAGGGCCGCCTACTTCGGCGTGTACGACACGGCCAAAG GCATGCTTCCTGATCCTAAGAACACCCATATTATGGTCAGCTGGGCTATTGCCCAATCAGTGACCACCGTGGCGGGAATAGTGTCCTACCCCTTCGACACGGTCAGGCGACGCATGATGATGCAGTCCGGACGCAAAGGCG CCGACATCATGTACACGTCCACCCTGGACTGCTGGACCAAGATCGCCCGCGAGGAGGGAAGCAAGGCCTTCTTCAAGGGAGCGCTGTCCAATGTGTTGCGAGGCATGGGCGGGGCCTTCGTGCTGGTGCTGTACGACGAGTTCAAGAAGTACGTCTGA